One window from the genome of Sphaerotilus microaerophilus encodes:
- a CDS encoding Fic family protein: MPSTSLPPRHEALLRLVLAAGAPVQPGALEQALPSSRPTLNRTLRDLLASGLLEKLGDGRSTRYVATDAAKAALGAVVSAEPITTGPGLLRWSPTALPLVESLREPLGTRTPVGYDSSFVGNYIPNQSSLLPPQLATDLFNAGRSRDQQPAGTYAREVLEQLLIDLSWSSSRLEGNNKSLLDTQALFELGEQTGPIDEDTLMLLNHKSAIEFMVDAVPTEGITVPVIVDLQAKLMRDLLRDARDIGSIRRRVVNIDGSVYSPSNIPTLLEDTLTSIVDKVRHIRNPVEAAFFLWVQVAYLQPFSDGNKRTSRLSANMPLMLYNCAPLSFLDVERSDYATAMLGVYEQRNVAAAVELFEFIYRRSIQKYSVLRASLAAPDPIRVRYRQALNELMQFVVFYGKTLENAFSEVPVDAADRATLRAIANTELDHLEQYNCARYNLARGMTQRWIDAGRPR; encoded by the coding sequence ATGCCTTCCACCAGCCTGCCGCCCCGTCATGAGGCCTTGTTGCGCCTGGTACTTGCCGCCGGGGCGCCTGTGCAGCCCGGAGCGCTGGAGCAAGCCCTTCCGTCTTCGCGGCCGACCCTCAACCGGACCTTGCGAGACCTGTTGGCGTCAGGCCTTCTGGAGAAACTGGGGGACGGCCGGTCCACGCGCTACGTCGCCACGGATGCGGCCAAGGCCGCACTGGGGGCCGTGGTTTCGGCCGAGCCCATCACCACAGGACCCGGCCTGCTGCGGTGGTCGCCCACAGCGCTACCTTTGGTCGAATCGCTTCGCGAGCCTCTGGGAACGCGTACCCCCGTGGGCTACGACAGCAGTTTTGTGGGCAACTACATCCCGAACCAGTCCAGCTTGCTGCCCCCGCAACTGGCCACGGACTTGTTTAACGCAGGCCGCAGCCGCGACCAGCAGCCCGCAGGCACCTACGCCCGCGAGGTTCTGGAGCAGTTGCTGATTGACCTGTCCTGGTCGTCATCACGCCTGGAAGGCAACAACAAGAGCCTGCTCGACACCCAGGCGCTCTTCGAGCTGGGGGAGCAAACTGGCCCCATCGACGAGGACACCCTGATGCTGCTCAACCACAAGAGCGCCATCGAGTTCATGGTGGACGCTGTTCCGACCGAGGGCATCACCGTGCCAGTCATCGTTGACCTCCAAGCCAAGCTGATGCGGGACTTGCTGAGGGACGCACGAGACATCGGCAGCATCCGCCGACGCGTGGTGAACATCGACGGCTCCGTCTATTCCCCGAGCAACATCCCCACGCTCCTGGAAGACACGCTGACGTCCATCGTCGACAAGGTCCGGCACATCCGTAACCCCGTGGAGGCCGCCTTCTTCCTCTGGGTCCAGGTGGCTTATCTGCAGCCGTTTTCGGACGGCAACAAGCGCACGAGCCGCCTGAGCGCGAACATGCCGCTCATGCTCTACAACTGCGCGCCGCTGTCGTTCCTGGACGTCGAGCGCTCGGACTATGCGACGGCCATGCTCGGCGTCTACGAGCAGCGCAACGTTGCTGCGGCCGTGGAGCTGTTCGAGTTCATCTACCGTCGCTCGATTCAGAAATACAGCGTGCTTCGAGCCTCACTGGCCGCCCCCGACCCGATTCGCGTTCGCTATCGGCAGGCCCTGAACGAGCTCATGCAGTTCGTCGTCTTCTATGGCAAGACGCTGGAGAACGCCTTCTCGGAGGTACCCGTCGACGCCGCGGATAGGGCGACGTTGCGCGCCATCGCCAACACCGAACTGGACCACCTGGAACAGTACAACTGCGCCCGCTACAACCTGGCCCGGGGCATGACGCAGCGCTGGATAGACGCTGGGCGGCCTCGATAA
- the cadR gene encoding Cd(II)/Pb(II)-responsive transcriptional regulator — MKIGELSASSATAIETIRYYEREGLLPSPARTEGNFRIYETPHLERLQFVRYCRSLDMSLDEVRALLKFKDAPAERCGDVNDLLDAHIGHVSRRIRELRTLEKQLKELRQRCCEARPAQACGILSELTQASKEVVPAEGRASNHLRSVHSG; from the coding sequence ATGAAAATCGGCGAACTGTCGGCGTCCTCGGCCACCGCTATCGAGACCATCCGCTACTACGAGCGCGAGGGCCTGCTGCCCAGTCCTGCGCGGACCGAGGGCAACTTCCGCATTTACGAAACGCCGCACCTGGAACGCCTACAGTTCGTCCGGTACTGCCGAAGCCTGGACATGTCGCTCGACGAAGTGCGGGCGCTGCTGAAGTTCAAGGACGCGCCGGCCGAGCGCTGCGGCGATGTCAATGACCTGCTGGACGCGCACATTGGCCACGTGTCGCGGCGCATCCGCGAGTTGCGCACGCTGGAGAAACAGTTGAAGGAACTGCGCCAGCGCTGCTGTGAGGCTCGTCCTGCACAGGCCTGCGGCATCCTGTCCGAACTGACCCAGGCGTCCAAGGAGGTGGTGCCTGCCGAGGGGCGAGCCTCGAACCACCTGCGTTCAGTGCATTCTGGATGA
- a CDS encoding heavy metal translocating P-type ATPase: MDCPVEEGQIRRALEPFPQIRRLAFDLPGRTLAVDAPADVWSVVTDAIRGAGFQAEPVSAPPSNEATAQAQRKELVQLGVALLVAIGAELVHFFAPDTLVWKGAGFAVAALAIGLSGLSVFRKGLSALLRGQLNINALMSVAVVGAAAIGQWPEAAMVMVLYSLAELIEARAVDRARHAIKGLLDLSPQEAQVRQADGTWLPVAAKAVGLGAIVRVRPGERFALDGKVTTGQSAVDQSPVTGESVPVDKGPGDEVFAGTVNQNGSLEFQVTSPASDTVLARIIHAVEEAQGKRAPTQRIVDRFAAVYTPAVFAVALAVAVGGPLLFGLAWTAAVYKALVMLVIACPCALVISTPVTVVSGLAAAARRGILIKGGVYLEEARKLKVVALDKTGTVTEGRPKLVHQQMLASTLPEAAVLAIAASLAARSDHPVSKAIATGLGQPLHEVQHFGAEVGRGVHGVIDSQDYVLGNHRWVEDRRQCSPELEALMQAQERQGRTVTLLANATGVLALFAVADTTKTTSRQAVAELRSLGVETVMLTGDNAATARAIAAEAGIDDVQAGLLPDDKLQSIQALGERGDVAMVGDGINDAPALAAARIGFAMGGAGTHTAVEAADVVIMNDDLRRVPEAIRLSRRTHAVLWQNIGIALGIKLMFLLLAVFDSATMWMAVFADMGASLLVVFNGLRLMKGVQRE, from the coding sequence ATGGACTGCCCTGTCGAGGAAGGGCAGATACGCCGTGCGCTGGAGCCGTTTCCCCAGATACGGCGTCTGGCCTTCGACCTGCCGGGGCGCACGCTGGCGGTGGACGCGCCGGCCGATGTCTGGAGCGTGGTGACGGACGCCATCCGGGGCGCGGGCTTCCAAGCCGAGCCGGTGTCAGCCCCGCCCTCGAACGAGGCAACCGCCCAGGCCCAGCGCAAGGAACTCGTCCAGCTCGGCGTCGCGCTGTTGGTGGCCATCGGCGCCGAGCTGGTGCATTTCTTCGCGCCCGACACCCTGGTCTGGAAGGGCGCCGGCTTTGCCGTTGCGGCCCTTGCCATCGGCCTGTCCGGCCTGTCGGTGTTCCGCAAGGGGCTCAGTGCGCTGCTGCGTGGCCAGCTCAACATCAATGCGCTGATGAGCGTGGCGGTGGTGGGGGCGGCCGCCATCGGCCAATGGCCGGAAGCCGCGATGGTGATGGTGCTGTACTCGCTGGCGGAGCTCATCGAGGCCCGTGCCGTCGACCGTGCGCGCCATGCCATCAAGGGGTTGCTGGACCTGTCGCCGCAGGAGGCGCAGGTGCGTCAGGCGGATGGCACCTGGTTGCCCGTGGCGGCCAAGGCCGTCGGCCTTGGCGCCATCGTCCGGGTGCGGCCGGGTGAGCGCTTCGCCTTGGATGGCAAGGTCACGACCGGTCAGAGCGCCGTAGACCAATCGCCAGTCACCGGAGAGAGCGTGCCCGTCGACAAGGGCCCGGGCGACGAGGTCTTCGCCGGCACGGTGAACCAGAACGGCTCGCTGGAGTTCCAGGTCACCTCGCCGGCCAGTGACACGGTGCTGGCCCGCATCATCCACGCCGTGGAGGAGGCCCAGGGCAAGCGGGCACCGACGCAGCGCATCGTTGACCGGTTCGCGGCGGTCTACACGCCGGCGGTCTTCGCCGTGGCCCTGGCGGTGGCCGTGGGTGGACCGCTGCTGTTCGGGCTGGCCTGGACGGCTGCGGTCTACAAGGCATTGGTGATGCTGGTCATTGCCTGCCCGTGTGCCTTGGTTATCTCCACGCCGGTGACGGTGGTCAGCGGGCTGGCGGCCGCGGCACGTCGCGGCATCCTCATCAAGGGCGGCGTCTACCTGGAGGAAGCGCGCAAGCTCAAGGTCGTCGCCCTGGACAAGACCGGGACCGTGACCGAAGGCCGGCCCAAGCTGGTCCACCAGCAGATGCTGGCCAGCACGCTGCCTGAGGCTGCCGTGTTGGCCATCGCCGCCAGCCTGGCTGCGCGGTCCGACCACCCGGTCTCCAAGGCCATTGCCACCGGGCTGGGCCAGCCTCTGCACGAGGTCCAGCACTTCGGCGCCGAGGTTGGTCGTGGCGTCCACGGCGTCATCGACAGTCAGGACTACGTGCTGGGCAACCATCGCTGGGTCGAAGACCGCCGGCAATGCTCGCCCGAGCTGGAGGCACTGATGCAGGCGCAGGAGCGCCAGGGCCGCACGGTCACCCTGCTGGCGAATGCGACGGGCGTGCTGGCCTTGTTCGCGGTGGCCGACACCACCAAGACCACGTCAAGGCAGGCGGTGGCTGAGCTGCGCTCGCTCGGCGTGGAAACGGTGATGCTGACCGGTGACAACGCGGCCACCGCCCGAGCCATCGCGGCCGAGGCAGGTATCGACGATGTTCAGGCCGGCCTGCTGCCAGATGACAAACTTCAGTCCATCCAGGCCCTGGGCGAGCGGGGCGACGTCGCCATGGTCGGCGACGGCATCAACGACGCCCCGGCGCTGGCGGCGGCCCGCATCGGCTTTGCGATGGGCGGTGCCGGCACGCACACCGCGGTCGAGGCCGCTGACGTGGTCATCATGAACGACGACCTGCGCCGCGTGCCCGAGGCCATCCGCCTGTCCCGGCGCACCCATGCCGTGCTGTGGCAGAACATCGGCATCGCCCTGGGCATCAAGCTGATGTTCCTGCTGCTCGCCGTCTTCGACAGCGCCACGATGTGGATGGCCGTCTTTGCCGACATGGGCGCGAGCCTGCTGGTGGTGTTCAACGGCCTGCGCCTGATGAAGGGCGTTCAACGCGAATAG
- a CDS encoding MerR family transcriptional regulator, protein MTQVRTMTIGALAQASGATVPTIRYYESIGLLPLARRSDKAQRLYEPSAIQRVAFVRRCRDFGFSIDQVRQLVALADAPGLPCKEVRDLAAEQLTAARARLAELQALEAALQSAVSGCDATCSDGCAPDCSIVAELAQRQENLRPEVTCGCAGSIRVERPSSGAGR, encoded by the coding sequence ATGACCCAAGTCCGAACGATGACCATCGGCGCGCTGGCGCAAGCGTCGGGAGCCACGGTCCCCACCATCCGCTACTACGAGAGCATCGGTCTGCTCCCACTGGCCCGGCGGTCGGACAAGGCCCAGCGCCTCTACGAGCCCAGCGCCATCCAGCGCGTCGCGTTCGTCCGCCGCTGCCGCGACTTCGGCTTCAGCATCGACCAGGTGCGCCAGCTCGTCGCCCTGGCCGATGCGCCAGGCCTGCCCTGCAAGGAGGTCCGTGACCTGGCGGCGGAGCAACTTACGGCCGCGCGAGCGAGGCTCGCGGAGCTGCAGGCGCTGGAGGCCGCGCTGCAGTCGGCCGTCAGCGGGTGTGACGCCACCTGCAGCGACGGTTGCGCGCCGGACTGCAGCATCGTGGCCGAGTTGGCGCAGCGCCAGGAGAACCTCCGCCCCGAGGTGACTTGCGGGTGCGCGGGTTCTATTCGCGTTGAACGCCCTTCATCAGGCGCAGGCCGTTGA
- a CDS encoding YnfA family protein: protein MDILKTLALFVVTAVAEIVGCYLPYLWLKQGKTAWLLAPAALSLGLFAWLLSLHPTASGRVYAAYGGVYILVAVMWLWAVDGVRPTTADLVGVSVSLMGMVIIMWGDRSAA, encoded by the coding sequence ATGGACATCCTCAAGACGCTGGCTCTCTTTGTTGTCACGGCCGTCGCCGAGATTGTGGGCTGCTACCTGCCCTACCTGTGGCTGAAGCAGGGCAAGACTGCCTGGCTGCTGGCGCCTGCCGCATTGAGCCTTGGCTTGTTTGCCTGGCTGCTGTCCTTGCACCCGACGGCGTCCGGCCGGGTGTACGCAGCCTACGGCGGTGTCTACATCCTGGTCGCCGTGATGTGGCTGTGGGCCGTTGATGGCGTACGGCCAACAACGGCCGACCTGGTGGGCGTCTCGGTGAGCTTGATGGGCATGGTCATCATTATGTGGGGCGACCGGTCTGCGGCCTGA
- a CDS encoding helix-turn-helix domain-containing protein, whose amino-acid sequence MTSPIPLPVERALARLGQNISLARRRRHMSQQMLAERIGASLNTVRRMEQGHSGMALQHVARALQVFGELDKLEALLDTPQDSVGLTLMDEALPQRIRTRARTPESGSF is encoded by the coding sequence ATGACAAGTCCAATTCCCCTTCCCGTTGAGCGGGCACTGGCACGGCTGGGTCAGAACATCTCGCTGGCTCGGCGGCGCCGTCACATGTCGCAGCAGATGCTGGCGGAGCGCATCGGCGCTTCGTTGAACACCGTTCGCCGGATGGAGCAGGGACATTCGGGCATGGCGCTGCAGCATGTAGCCCGCGCGTTGCAGGTCTTCGGGGAGCTCGACAAGCTTGAAGCCCTCTTGGACACCCCGCAGGACAGCGTGGGGCTGACGCTGATGGACGAGGCGCTGCCGCAACGCATCCGAACCCGCGCGCGCACCCCTGAATCGGGTTCGTTCTGA
- a CDS encoding type II toxin-antitoxin system HipA family toxin, translating to MASQRKPSATQVELDVFLGAAEHAVGKLVYVRAGQREFSQFAYSESWLSDPRFFDVSPDLDKTVGHQVRRAATKEDSVFFFALADTEPDSWGRRVIARAHAKERQKNPALGPLTELDYLCAVDDHSRIGALRLRDASKRYLRSVATGQRTTPALLELEHMLSASRAVEQSKESAEDLRYLLGKATSLGGLRPKCSIVDEDGALALGKFPSVQDERSVTRGEVLALRLAQLAGIEVASARIVTVQGEPVAVIRRFDRTAEQARIPYISGATLLQSNRGDERAYTELVDAMRSKCLAFKRDAQQLWRRMVFNHLVTNVDDHLHNIGFLYADANLWRLAPAFDLNPFPDKERESKTWLSEDTGPITSVETLLAQAARFELSADEARQVLADVVSAVSRWRHIAVMPEVGMAQHELEAFAPAFEHAELEGARRASCSEATQQGAANL from the coding sequence ATGGCGTCGCAACGAAAGCCAAGCGCAACGCAGGTCGAGCTGGATGTGTTTCTCGGCGCGGCTGAGCATGCCGTGGGCAAGCTGGTGTACGTGCGTGCCGGGCAGCGGGAGTTCTCCCAGTTCGCCTATAGTGAAAGCTGGCTCTCAGACCCGCGCTTCTTCGACGTGTCGCCCGACCTGGACAAGACCGTGGGCCACCAGGTTCGCCGGGCTGCGACCAAGGAGGACTCTGTGTTCTTCTTTGCGCTGGCAGACACCGAGCCTGATAGCTGGGGTCGGCGGGTCATCGCACGTGCGCACGCCAAGGAGCGACAAAAGAATCCGGCGCTCGGCCCGCTGACCGAGCTGGACTACCTCTGCGCGGTCGACGACCACAGCCGAATCGGCGCCTTGCGCTTGCGCGATGCCAGCAAGCGCTATCTGCGCAGCGTTGCGACGGGGCAGCGCACTACGCCCGCGTTGTTGGAGCTTGAGCACATGCTCTCTGCCAGTCGCGCCGTAGAGCAGAGCAAGGAATCGGCTGAGGACTTGAGGTACCTCCTTGGCAAGGCAACCTCGCTGGGCGGCCTTCGGCCCAAGTGCAGCATCGTCGATGAAGATGGCGCACTGGCCCTGGGCAAGTTCCCGAGCGTGCAAGACGAGCGCAGTGTGACCCGCGGCGAGGTCTTGGCGCTGCGCCTGGCGCAGCTGGCGGGTATTGAGGTGGCCTCGGCCCGCATCGTCACGGTCCAAGGCGAACCGGTGGCGGTCATCCGCCGTTTCGACCGCACCGCGGAGCAGGCGCGCATCCCGTACATCTCCGGGGCCACGCTGCTGCAGTCCAACCGGGGCGACGAGCGCGCGTACACCGAGTTGGTCGACGCGATGCGCTCAAAGTGCCTCGCCTTCAAGCGAGACGCACAGCAGTTGTGGCGGCGGATGGTGTTCAACCACCTGGTCACCAACGTGGACGACCACCTCCACAACATTGGCTTCCTCTACGCCGATGCCAACCTGTGGCGCCTGGCGCCGGCTTTCGACCTGAATCCGTTCCCGGACAAGGAGCGCGAGTCCAAGACCTGGCTCAGCGAAGACACCGGGCCCATCACCTCGGTGGAGACGCTGCTGGCGCAAGCCGCGCGGTTTGAGCTGAGCGCAGATGAAGCCAGACAAGTGCTGGCGGATGTGGTGTCCGCAGTCAGTCGATGGCGACACATTGCGGTGATGCCTGAGGTCGGCATGGCGCAGCATGAACTCGAGGCCTTTGCGCCAGCTTTCGAGCATGCCGAACTGGAGGGTGCTCGGCGCGCCAGCTGCTCGGAGGCGACACAGCAGGGGGCCGCAAACTTGTAG
- a CDS encoding CysB family HTH-type transcriptional regulator — protein MNFQQLRSVRETVRRGFNLTEVAAALHTSQPGVSRQIRELEEELGVDIFVRAGKRLTGLTPPGETVLPIVERLLVEAENLRRAGADYAAVGRGTLTIAATHSQARYALPHAVRDFARSYPEVELHLHQGSPRQVAEMLRSGEADIGIATEALAEFDDLVALPCYRWTHAVVVPRGHALAQEAATGLGLSLQRLAGFPLITYEPGYTGRGHIDEAFQRHGLAPNVVLGAMDADVIKTYVELGMGVGIVASIAYDEERDTALQAIDARHLFATNLTRLALRRGAFLRSYVYDFIQSFAPPLTRAVVEQAQRAEAAGVFEI, from the coding sequence GTGAACTTCCAACAATTGAGATCCGTGCGGGAGACCGTGCGCCGCGGCTTCAACCTCACCGAGGTGGCTGCTGCGCTGCACACCTCGCAGCCCGGCGTGAGCCGGCAGATCCGTGAGCTGGAGGAGGAGCTGGGCGTGGACATCTTCGTGCGTGCCGGCAAGCGGCTGACCGGGCTGACGCCCCCGGGCGAGACGGTGCTGCCGATCGTCGAGCGGCTGTTGGTCGAGGCCGAGAACCTCAGGCGCGCCGGGGCGGACTACGCCGCCGTGGGCCGCGGCACGCTGACGATCGCCGCCACCCACTCCCAGGCTCGCTACGCCCTCCCGCACGCGGTGCGCGACTTTGCCCGCAGCTACCCGGAGGTGGAGTTGCACCTGCACCAGGGCTCGCCCCGGCAGGTGGCCGAGATGCTGCGCAGCGGCGAGGCGGACATCGGCATCGCCACCGAGGCGCTGGCCGAGTTCGACGACTTGGTGGCCCTGCCCTGCTACCGCTGGACCCACGCGGTGGTGGTGCCACGCGGCCATGCCCTCGCCCAGGAGGCGGCCACCGGCCTGGGACTGTCGCTGCAGCGCCTCGCCGGCTTCCCGCTGATCACCTACGAGCCCGGCTACACCGGGCGCGGCCACATCGACGAGGCCTTCCAGCGGCACGGCCTCGCGCCCAACGTGGTGCTGGGCGCGATGGATGCGGATGTCATCAAGACCTACGTCGAGCTGGGCATGGGGGTGGGCATCGTCGCCTCGATCGCCTACGACGAGGAGCGCGACACGGCGCTGCAAGCCATCGACGCGCGCCATCTGTTCGCCACCAACCTGACCCGGCTGGCACTGCGCCGCGGGGCCTTCCTGCGCAGCTACGTCTACGACTTCATCCAGAGCTTCGCGCCCCCGCTCACCCGCGCAGTGGTGGAGCAGGCCCAGCGGGCGGAGGCGGCCGGGGTGTTCGAGATCTGA
- a CDS encoding sulfate ABC transporter substrate-binding protein codes for MTASPPSSVRTVARHLLAVAALSLSFALPVQARDITLLNVSYDPTRELYVDFNRAFAAHWKARTGDSVTVKQSHGGSGKQARSVIDGLEADVVTLALAYDIDELAERAKLIPADWQKRLKHNSSPYTSTIVFLVRKGNPKGIRDWDDLVKPGVSVITPNPKTSGGARWNYLAAWGYALKKTGSEAKARNFVGALLKNVPVLDSGARGATTTFVERGIGDVLLAWENEALLALKELGPEKFDIVAPSLSILAEPPVTVIDKVVDKRGTRAVAQAYLEYLYSPEGQTIAAENYYRPIDPAVAAKFAKQYPKVTLFTIEDVFGGWTKAQKTHFADGGTFDQVFTRK; via the coding sequence ATGACCGCTTCGCCCCCCTCCTCCGTCCGCACCGTTGCCCGCCATCTTCTGGCGGTGGCAGCGCTCAGCCTGAGCTTTGCGCTCCCGGTGCAAGCCAGGGACATCACGCTGCTCAACGTCTCCTACGACCCGACCCGCGAGCTCTACGTCGATTTCAACAGGGCCTTCGCGGCGCATTGGAAGGCCAGGACCGGCGACAGCGTGACCGTCAAGCAAAGCCACGGCGGCTCGGGCAAGCAGGCCCGTTCGGTGATCGACGGGCTGGAGGCCGACGTGGTGACGCTGGCGCTGGCCTACGACATCGACGAACTGGCCGAACGAGCCAAACTCATCCCCGCCGACTGGCAGAAGCGCCTGAAGCACAACAGCTCGCCCTACACCAGCACCATCGTCTTCCTGGTGCGCAAGGGCAACCCCAAGGGCATCCGGGACTGGGACGACCTGGTCAAGCCGGGCGTGTCCGTCATCACCCCGAACCCCAAGACCTCCGGCGGCGCGCGCTGGAACTACCTGGCCGCCTGGGGCTACGCGCTGAAGAAGACCGGCAGCGAGGCCAAGGCGCGGAACTTCGTCGGCGCGCTGCTGAAGAACGTGCCGGTGCTGGACTCGGGCGCGCGCGGCGCGACCACCACCTTCGTCGAGCGCGGCATCGGCGACGTGCTGCTGGCCTGGGAGAACGAGGCGCTGCTGGCGCTCAAGGAGCTGGGACCGGAGAAGTTCGACATCGTCGCGCCCAGCCTGTCCATCCTGGCCGAGCCGCCGGTGACGGTGATCGACAAGGTGGTCGACAAGCGAGGCACCCGCGCCGTCGCGCAGGCCTACCTGGAGTACCTGTATTCGCCCGAGGGCCAGACCATTGCGGCAGAGAACTACTACCGCCCGATCGACCCGGCGGTGGCCGCCAAGTTCGCCAAGCAGTACCCGAAGGTAACGCTCTTCACCATCGAGGACGTCTTCGGCGGCTGGACGAAGGCGCAGAAGACGCACTTCGCCGACGGCGGGACCTTCGATCAGGTCTTCACGCGCAAGTGA
- the cysT gene encoding sulfate ABC transporter permease subunit CysT, with the protein MIFTRTLLRRHSVLPGFDLALGFALLYLSLIVLVPLSAAFLKTATLSWGQFLEATTTPRVLASYRLTFGASLLAAALNALFGLIVAWVLVRYDFPFKRLVDALVDLPFALPTAVAGIALTAIWAQNGWLGQWLPFQVSFTPLGVWVALVFIGLPFVVRTVQPVLEDVNQELEEAAATLGATRWQTFAKVVFPILSPALLTGFALAFARALGEYGSVIFIAGNMPMISEITPLIIISKLEQYDYAGATAVAVVMLGVSFALLLAINSLQAWARRRQGML; encoded by the coding sequence ATGATCTTCACCCGCACCCTGCTGCGGCGCCACAGCGTGCTGCCGGGCTTCGACCTGGCGCTCGGTTTTGCGCTGCTGTACCTCAGCCTGATCGTGCTGGTGCCGCTGTCGGCGGCCTTCCTGAAGACGGCCACACTGAGCTGGGGCCAGTTCCTGGAGGCCACCACCACGCCGCGGGTGCTGGCCTCGTACCGGCTGACCTTTGGCGCGTCCTTGCTGGCCGCTGCCCTCAACGCCCTGTTCGGCCTGATCGTTGCCTGGGTGCTGGTGCGCTACGACTTCCCGTTCAAGCGCCTCGTCGACGCCCTGGTGGACCTTCCCTTTGCGCTGCCCACCGCGGTGGCCGGCATCGCGCTGACGGCCATCTGGGCCCAGAACGGCTGGCTCGGCCAGTGGCTGCCCTTCCAGGTCAGCTTCACGCCGCTGGGCGTGTGGGTGGCGCTGGTCTTCATCGGCCTGCCCTTCGTCGTGCGCACCGTGCAGCCGGTGCTCGAAGACGTCAACCAGGAGCTCGAAGAAGCCGCTGCCACGCTCGGGGCCACGCGCTGGCAGACCTTTGCCAAGGTGGTCTTTCCGATCCTGTCGCCGGCCCTGCTGACGGGGTTCGCGCTGGCCTTCGCCCGCGCGCTGGGCGAGTACGGCTCGGTCATCTTCATCGCCGGCAACATGCCCATGATCAGCGAGATCACGCCGCTCATCATCATCAGCAAGCTCGAGCAGTACGACTACGCCGGCGCCACCGCGGTGGCCGTGGTGATGCTCGGCGTGTCCTTCGCCCTGCTGCTGGCGATCAACAGCCTGCAGGCCTGGGCCCGCCGCCGTCAAGGGATGCTATGA
- the cysW gene encoding sulfate ABC transporter permease subunit CysW gives MTAAAVTHLRAERRAAPKPARIPSGDRPAYSTGEGRTATEEPAWVRWLLIALALGFMTLFLFVPLATVFVEALKKGWGVYLAAITDDDALSAIQLTLIATLISVPLNVVFGVSAAWAITKFDFRGKNLLLTLIDLPFSVSPVIAGLIYVLVFGLQGWFGEWLRDHDLKVIFAVPGIVLATVFVTFPFVARELIPLMQAQGIEQEEAARVLGANGWQMFRRVTLPNIQWALLYGVILCNARAMGEFGAVSVVSGHIRGQTNTMPLHIEIAYNEYQFAAAFAVASLLAGLALVTLGAKFSVEQRMKKEAR, from the coding sequence ATGACTGCCGCTGCCGTCACCCACCTGCGGGCCGAGCGCCGGGCCGCTCCCAAGCCGGCCCGCATCCCCTCGGGGGATCGACCGGCGTACTCGACGGGCGAGGGGCGCACGGCCACCGAAGAACCCGCCTGGGTCCGTTGGCTGCTCATCGCCCTGGCGCTGGGCTTCATGACCCTGTTCCTCTTCGTGCCGCTGGCCACCGTCTTCGTCGAGGCGCTGAAGAAGGGCTGGGGCGTCTACCTGGCCGCCATCACCGACGACGACGCGCTCAGCGCGATCCAGCTCACCCTGATCGCCACACTGATCAGCGTGCCGCTGAACGTCGTCTTCGGCGTGTCCGCCGCCTGGGCGATCACCAAGTTCGACTTCCGCGGCAAGAACCTGCTGCTCACGCTGATCGACCTGCCGTTCTCGGTCAGCCCGGTCATCGCCGGCCTGATCTACGTGCTGGTCTTCGGGCTGCAGGGCTGGTTCGGCGAGTGGCTGCGCGACCACGACCTCAAGGTCATCTTCGCGGTGCCGGGCATCGTGCTGGCCACCGTCTTCGTCACCTTCCCCTTTGTCGCGCGCGAGCTGATCCCGCTGATGCAGGCCCAGGGCATCGAGCAGGAGGAGGCCGCCCGGGTGCTGGGCGCCAACGGCTGGCAGATGTTCCGCCGCGTCACCCTGCCCAACATCCAGTGGGCGCTGCTGTACGGCGTGATCCTGTGCAACGCCCGGGCGATGGGCGAGTTCGGCGCGGTCAGCGTGGTCTCCGGCCACATCCGCGGCCAGACCAACACCATGCCGCTGCACATCGAGATTGCCTACAACGAATACCAGTTCGCCGCCGCCTTCGCCGTCGCCTCGCTGCTGGCCGGCCTGGCGCTGGTGACGCTGGGGGCCAAGTTCTCAGTGGAACAGCGCATGAAGAAGGAAGCCCGATGA